The Brassica napus cultivar Da-Ae chromosome C1, Da-Ae, whole genome shotgun sequence DNA segment CGATTAACCCGATTTTGCAATCGCTCTTTCAAGAATGCAAATAATTTCCGTTTTGAGCCACTGATGTCCTTTGTAATACAAGATAAGATCTCagcacccccccccccccatttgCAATTCCCGTTTGAATTTTTGACAGCATCCTTCACATGTCCAGTTATCTTTTACCAAAGAGTAATGATGAATTTTCGAAGTTAATACACTGTCCTGAAATTTTCCCATTAGTGTTAAGTGTTTTTATGACcatcacattcacggggctccacCTTACAAACAAataggctatcatcagcaaagagaaggtgtgaTACCAGAGTTAGTGAGACgcgcatccccgttatcttgCCTTGATTCTCCGTGTGATTTAGAAGGCTAATAAGCGCTTCTTGACGCAATCTTCTTCATGGCTGTATTTCCTCTTGGTTGGCCATTAAAAAGAACATGGTATTTCACTGACATTACACCGTATTATCCACTCAATCCATGAGTCtgaaaaactcattttttcaTGACCGTACTGATAAATTCCCATTCTAAATGATCATAAGCTTTACTTATGTCTGTCTTTATTGTCATTCTTCTAGTTTTTCCGCTGGAATCTATACGAATCGAAACATCTCATGTGCTATCAATACATTATCAGTTACTTGTCTTCTAGTAACAAAGGCTAACTGAGTTTCAGATATTCAGTCtgataatattttctttaatttttggCATAAAACTTTAGATATTATCTTGTAGTTTTATAAAAACTGATGGATTGAAACTGGGATATTTCATTCGATTTCTCTTTCCTCGGGATGAGATAAATATTGACATCATTAAGCCATGGGAATCCGATACCATATAAAGTATACCATGGGAATCCGTTTGACAGAAATGAAAATGTGGTGTaaaactaagaaaaataaaatccgTACACAACTAAAGCAAAGTTAACCAATTAAAATACACAAGCTTTATTTACTTTAATATGCTTTCGAAGTGGGTCAttctatttaaaaacatttacttGCAGCTTAAGATAACTTTTACTCTTTAaagtttaaattattaaatggaTATTAGAATTTAGGATTTCATATCTGACATTTAGTTTTAAAGGGGTTTATGACGTCATGTGACAAATTAAACATTGTATAAAAGTTAGActaagatattttattatatttcagGACTAGGAAttgacataaaaaaattaatgattctTTATTAGCACAAATAATTAATGATTGGAACTTATTTAAATATtagtagaaaaatatatttacattaaaaCATGTTAAAAGAAAAACCATACTTACCCTACTGATAAAtgataaatgataaataaaaacaaaataatgaaattttatCTTTTGGATTCTCAGATCAGTTGTCAATTACTTATTTTTGTCGCAAATTTTGCATTacctttaatttttctttttgttgccTAACTGGATAATATaccttatgtatatatatatattcaaaatttatcatttaCCTAACAAACTCAATTTAAAATCTTTTGGAAAGGAGGAATCCCTGATGTGGCGCTAAAGTCGCAGTGAAAGCTGTTAGAGACCACATTGAGAGAATCCAAGCAAattgtttttacatttatctCTTGCACCAAAAACAACTTAATATCAAGCTTGTACCAAAGTACAAGCCACTCTATATAAGTCACCACAAACAATAGTCTTAGCCACTAGAAAACATCTCTTCTCCGTCTTTatctttttactattttctgagtctttttttttctttaatcatCTGAAGTAAAAATGGGAGGAAGTAAAATGCCAGAAGTTTATGACATCAATGTGGAAGCCGCTCTTACTATTGTCCCAACTGAAGCACCCATTGTGTCTTCTTACAATGATCGGATCAGGCCGTTGCTTGACACAGTGGATCGGCTGAGGAACCTGAATGTGATGAAAGAAGGGATCCAGCTTCCCACCATTGTCGTAGTTGGAGACCAGTCCTCCGGAAAGTCCAGTGTTCTTGAATCGTTGGCAGGAATCAGTTTGCCTCGTGGGCAAGGAATCTGCACTAGGGTTCCTCTTGTGATGAGACTACAGAGAAGCCCTAGCCCTGAACCTGAGATCTGGCTTGAGTTCGGCGACGAAAGAGTTGACACTGACGAGGAGCATATCGCAGAATCTATTTGCACCGCAACTGAGGCAATTGCTGGTAAGTTGTGTCTTAACATGTTTGAGACAAAGAAATGGATTCTCATAATCTAAACTATATGTTGCAGGATCTGGTAAAGGTGTCTCAGACACTCCCCTGACCCtccatgtaaaaaaaaatggtgtTCCTGATCTGACAATGGTGGATCTCCCGGGAATAACCCGGGTTCCTGTGAATGGGCAGCCTGAAAACATCTATGAACAGATCTCCGGGATGATAATGAAGTACATCGAGCCACAAGAGTCCATCATTCTCAACGTTCTGTCAGCTACAGTCGACTTCACTACCTGTGAATCCATCCGTATGTCTAGGCAAGTTGACAAAACAGGGGAAAGGACTCTAGCTGTTGTCACAAAGGCCGACATGGCTCCTGAAGGTCTCCTGCAGAAAGTAACGGCGGACGATGTCAATATTGGACTAGGTTACGTCTGCGTCAGGAACCGTGTAGGGGAAGAAACCTACAAAGAAGCTAGGATGCAGGAAGAGTCACTTTTCAAGACCCATCCGCTGCTTTGCATGATCGACCACGACATTGTTGGCATCCCTGTTTTAGCTCAAAAGTTAATTCAAATCCAGGCGACGATGATTGGCCGTTGTTTGCCGGTCATTGTACAAAAGATTAACGAGAAGATGGAAACAAGCGAATTCGAGCTGAAGAAACTGCCAATGGTGATGACATCTTCAGGGGAAGCTCTGATGACATTCATGAATATCATTGGATCTGTCAAAGAGTGTCTCCTGAGAATTCTTATCCAAGGAGATTTCTCTGAATATCCAGATGATCAAAGCATGCACTCTACTGCTCGTTTGGCTGATATGTTGAGCGAATTCTCAGACAACCTCCAAGCAAAGCCGGAGGCGGCGAACGAGTTCTTGATGGATGAAATCAAAGTCCTAGAAGAG contains these protein-coding regions:
- the LOC106347060 gene encoding putative dynamin-related protein 4A isoform X2, with product MGGSKMPEVYDINVEAALTIVPTEAPIVSSYNDRIRPLLDTVDRLRNLNVMKEGIQLPTIVVVGDQSSGKSSVLESLAGISLPRGQGICTRVPLVMRLQRSPSPEPEIWLEFGDERVDTDEEHIAESICTATEAIAGSGKGVSDTPLTLHVKKNGVPDLTMVDLPGITRVPVNGQPENIYEQISGMIMKYIEPQESIILNVLSATVDFTTCESIRMSRQVDKTGERTLAVVTKADMAPEGLLQKVTADDVNIGLGYVCVRNRVGEETYKEARMQEESLFKTHPLLCMIDHDIVGIPVLAQKLIQIQATMIGRCLPVIVQKINEKMETSEFDSDDIHEYHWICQRVSPENSYPRRFL
- the LOC106347060 gene encoding dynamin-related protein 4C isoform X1; translation: MGGSKMPEVYDINVEAALTIVPTEAPIVSSYNDRIRPLLDTVDRLRNLNVMKEGIQLPTIVVVGDQSSGKSSVLESLAGISLPRGQGICTRVPLVMRLQRSPSPEPEIWLEFGDERVDTDEEHIAESICTATEAIAGSGKGVSDTPLTLHVKKNGVPDLTMVDLPGITRVPVNGQPENIYEQISGMIMKYIEPQESIILNVLSATVDFTTCESIRMSRQVDKTGERTLAVVTKADMAPEGLLQKVTADDVNIGLGYVCVRNRVGEETYKEARMQEESLFKTHPLLCMIDHDIVGIPVLAQKLIQIQATMIGRCLPVIVQKINEKMETSEFELKKLPMVMTSSGEALMTFMNIIGSVKECLLRILIQGDFSEYPDDQSMHSTARLADMLSEFSDNLQAKPEAANEFLMDEIKVLEECKCIGLPNFIPRSAFLAILSQRVDGMHAKPVEFIREIWDYVEVVLSSVITKYSDNFPQIQPSIKRAGRTLITKIKEQSVSRVVEIVEMEKQTDYTCNPEYMTAYTQKIANQASFISHVQSNYSNYGDVGISHLRGYNSQLLSQAFDMNVRITAYWTIVVRRVVDNIALYLQFTVKNLVNSQFQKEIVAEMVDPRGGGEVEKMLDESPSVACKREKLKNSIKLLKESKDAVAAIVYRNSG